The following are encoded in a window of Amycolatopsis solani genomic DNA:
- a CDS encoding TetR/AcrR family transcriptional regulator, whose translation MERLEVIADTAIEVIAADGMRGLTHRAVDRAAGLPVGSTSYYARTRAALLSLAFARIVELDRVSAASGDLAEFIAGYAFEAITSGRTRMLARYEFALEATRRPELRAEYDSGGALIRRRAAEVLAAAGSADPARHAGVVVDWMEGTIFGALAGASAPASRESLVESAREILAGIGVG comes from the coding sequence GTGGAACGTCTGGAAGTGATTGCGGACACGGCCATCGAGGTGATCGCGGCGGACGGCATGCGCGGCCTGACCCACCGCGCGGTCGACCGGGCGGCGGGTTTGCCGGTGGGCTCGACGTCGTACTACGCCCGCACGCGGGCGGCACTGCTCTCGCTGGCCTTCGCCCGGATAGTCGAGCTGGACCGGGTTTCGGCGGCGTCGGGTGATCTGGCGGAGTTCATCGCGGGGTACGCGTTCGAGGCGATCACTTCGGGGCGGACGCGGATGCTGGCGCGGTACGAGTTCGCGTTGGAGGCGACGCGGCGGCCGGAGCTGCGCGCGGAGTACGACTCGGGAGGGGCGCTGATCCGCCGCCGAGCAGCAGAGGTCTTGGCGGCGGCGGGCTCGGCGGACCCGGCGCGGCACGCGGGGGTGGTGGTGGACTGGATGGAGGGGACGATCTTCGGCGCGCTGGCGGGTGCTTCGGCGCCGGCTTCGCGGGAGTCGCTGGTGGAGAGCGCGCGGGAGATCCTGGCGGGCATCGGGGTGGGCTGA
- a CDS encoding FAD-dependent monooxygenase has translation MHAVVVGGGIGGLGAAAGLHRVGWQVTVLEQAPDFGDVGAGISLWPNALRCLDELGVDLGDPLAAQRDGGFRDRRGHRITRWDSAAFERLHGRPLGAIHRRDLITALKNAVPADSLRTGAKVTEVREDGLVRFDGGEINADLVIAADGIRSGVRRTLFPRHPEPVYAGSAAFRGIARRPGTELSTSFDRGVEVGVLPLTGDDVYWWISYLTEPGRNPGRPDFGAWHDPIPALLDATPPEALLHHDLYHLGTPLPAYTRGRIALLGDAAHAMPPFLGQGGCQALEDAVVLANAMSTKDVAKGLRAYDDERRPRSQKVARESVRMGKLGPQLTNPVATTLRTAALKMLPAKATVRMGAGITGWRPPRLPRSAPPRTP, from the coding sequence ATGCACGCAGTGGTCGTCGGGGGCGGCATCGGCGGACTCGGGGCCGCCGCCGGGCTGCACCGGGTCGGGTGGCAGGTCACCGTGCTGGAACAAGCGCCGGACTTCGGCGACGTCGGCGCCGGGATCTCACTCTGGCCGAACGCCCTGCGCTGCCTGGACGAGCTCGGCGTCGACCTCGGCGATCCCCTCGCCGCCCAGCGCGACGGCGGGTTCCGCGACCGGCGCGGCCACCGCATCACCCGCTGGGATTCGGCCGCCTTCGAACGCCTCCACGGCCGTCCCCTCGGCGCCATCCACCGGCGAGACCTCATCACCGCGCTCAAGAACGCCGTCCCCGCCGACAGCCTCCGGACCGGCGCGAAAGTCACCGAAGTCCGCGAAGACGGCCTGGTCCGCTTCGACGGCGGAGAAATCAACGCCGACCTCGTCATAGCCGCCGACGGGATCCGCAGCGGAGTCCGCCGTACGCTCTTCCCGCGGCACCCCGAACCGGTTTACGCCGGCAGTGCGGCCTTCCGCGGCATCGCCCGGCGACCGGGCACCGAGCTCAGCACCAGCTTCGACCGCGGTGTCGAAGTCGGCGTCCTGCCCCTCACCGGCGACGACGTCTACTGGTGGATCTCCTACCTCACCGAGCCGGGCCGGAACCCGGGCCGCCCGGACTTCGGTGCGTGGCACGACCCCATCCCGGCCCTGCTCGACGCGACCCCGCCGGAAGCGCTCCTGCACCACGACCTCTACCACCTCGGCACACCGCTGCCGGCCTACACCCGCGGCCGGATCGCCCTGCTCGGCGACGCCGCGCACGCGATGCCGCCGTTCCTCGGCCAAGGCGGCTGCCAGGCCCTCGAAGACGCCGTCGTGCTCGCCAACGCCATGTCCACAAAGGACGTCGCAAAAGGACTCCGCGCCTACGACGACGAACGGCGGCCACGCAGCCAGAAAGTCGCCAGGGAATCCGTCCGGATGGGCAAACTGGGCCCGCAGCTGACCAATCCCGTCGCGACGACGCTGCGCACCGCCGCACTGAAAATGCTCCCCGCGAAAGCGACCGTCCGGATGGGCGCGGGCATCACGGGGTGGCGGCCGCCGCGTCTCCCCCGGTCAGCCCCGCCTCGTACGCCGTGA
- a CDS encoding response regulator, with amino-acid sequence MIRVVLADDEALMRAGVAAILGADPGIEVVAEAGDGREAVSQALATHPDVVLLDIRMPGLDGLGAAAEIRRLLPSTGVIMLTTFGEDEYIERALGLGAGGFLLKSGDPRELLAGIHAVAGGAAFLSPKVAQRVIARLSGGQLTRAAAARERISVLTPREREVLTLLGSGLSNADIAARMFVVEGTVKAHVSTILTRLGAKNRVQAAITAYEAGLTGGDAAAATP; translated from the coding sequence GTGATCAGGGTCGTGCTGGCCGACGACGAAGCGCTGATGCGGGCGGGGGTCGCGGCGATCCTCGGCGCGGATCCGGGCATCGAAGTCGTCGCCGAGGCCGGCGACGGGCGTGAGGCCGTTTCGCAGGCGCTCGCCACGCACCCGGACGTCGTGCTGCTCGACATCCGGATGCCGGGGCTGGACGGCCTCGGCGCGGCGGCGGAGATCCGGCGGCTGCTGCCCTCGACCGGCGTGATCATGCTGACGACGTTCGGCGAGGACGAGTACATCGAACGCGCGCTGGGCCTCGGCGCGGGCGGGTTCCTGCTGAAGTCGGGGGACCCGCGCGAACTGCTGGCCGGGATCCACGCCGTCGCCGGCGGGGCCGCGTTCCTCTCACCGAAGGTGGCCCAGCGGGTCATCGCGCGGCTGTCCGGCGGTCAGCTGACGCGCGCGGCCGCGGCGAGGGAGCGGATCAGCGTGCTGACACCCCGCGAGCGGGAAGTGCTGACGCTGCTGGGTTCCGGACTGTCCAATGCGGACATCGCGGCCCGGATGTTCGTCGTCGAGGGCACGGTGAAGGCGCACGTGAGCACGATCCTGACCCGGCTCGGCGCGAAGAACCGGGTGCAGGCGGCGATCACGGCGTACGAGGCGGGGCTGACCGGGGGAGACGCGGCGGCCGCCACCCCGTGA
- a CDS encoding sensor histidine kinase produces the protein MTKRRWRVVLDVALGLFLAFVVAAGTVDTRSYWELAGGLAVVAGSVATSRRYPVVSLGIALAGTLAVPFPYGDRVAVWVVFVLVAMSYLAGLRMDRARPGVLTGVAVVLLGLPLALLFGPDGIGDWAAMVAILVFAGLSPWLLGRYVRVRGELARTGWRRAEEMESRQRLVADQARLRERARIASDMHDSLGHELSLIAVRAAALEVAPGLDGTQRDAATQLRTSAAAATERLREIIGVLREDAAPVEPVQGDLGELIARARASGLLIDAAVDSAQAPPMVALAAHRVVQEGLTNVAKHAPGAAATVRVTSSGAVTEVSVVNTPPPAGPLPGAASGRRGLIGLRERVRLVGGTLRAGPHEGGFAVAATLPHDAAPVEETPELREAADDDVGQSTSARALELARRDVRRSLVQAVVVPLTLFGVVLAVGGIAFLYQWNSSELPGGVYERLRIGQSRAELTLPERQRSARPTRGEPPPVPGAACEYYGAGRSWLNADYAAYRLCFADGKLVSKDWFAEGAP, from the coding sequence GTGACGAAGCGCAGGTGGCGGGTGGTGCTCGACGTCGCGCTCGGCCTGTTCCTCGCCTTCGTCGTCGCCGCGGGCACCGTCGATACGCGGTCGTACTGGGAGCTGGCCGGCGGCCTCGCCGTCGTGGCGGGCTCGGTGGCGACGTCCCGGCGGTACCCGGTGGTCTCGCTCGGCATCGCGCTGGCCGGCACGCTCGCGGTGCCGTTCCCGTACGGCGACCGCGTGGCCGTCTGGGTCGTGTTCGTGCTGGTGGCGATGAGCTACCTGGCCGGGCTGCGGATGGACCGGGCGCGGCCGGGCGTGCTGACCGGCGTGGCCGTGGTGCTGCTCGGCCTGCCGCTGGCCCTGCTGTTCGGGCCCGACGGGATCGGCGACTGGGCCGCGATGGTCGCGATCCTGGTGTTCGCCGGGCTGTCGCCGTGGCTGCTGGGCCGGTACGTCCGGGTGCGCGGCGAGCTCGCGCGCACCGGCTGGCGCCGGGCCGAGGAGATGGAGAGCAGGCAGCGGCTCGTCGCCGACCAGGCGCGGCTGCGCGAGCGCGCGCGGATCGCCAGCGACATGCACGACTCGCTCGGGCACGAGCTGAGCCTGATCGCCGTCCGGGCCGCCGCGCTCGAGGTCGCGCCCGGGCTCGACGGCACCCAGCGCGACGCGGCCACGCAGCTGCGGACCAGTGCCGCGGCGGCGACCGAGCGGCTGCGCGAAATCATCGGCGTGCTGCGCGAGGACGCCGCGCCGGTCGAACCGGTGCAGGGCGACCTCGGCGAGCTGATCGCGCGGGCGCGGGCGTCGGGGCTGCTGATCGACGCGGCGGTCGACAGCGCGCAGGCGCCGCCGATGGTCGCCCTCGCCGCCCACCGCGTGGTGCAGGAAGGGCTGACGAACGTGGCGAAGCACGCGCCGGGCGCCGCCGCGACGGTCCGGGTGACGAGCTCCGGTGCCGTGACGGAGGTGAGCGTCGTCAACACGCCACCGCCCGCCGGGCCGCTGCCGGGCGCGGCGTCCGGGCGGCGCGGGCTGATCGGCCTGCGCGAGCGCGTCCGGCTGGTCGGCGGCACGCTGCGCGCGGGGCCGCACGAGGGCGGGTTCGCCGTCGCCGCGACGCTGCCGCACGACGCCGCGCCGGTCGAGGAGACGCCGGAGCTGCGCGAAGCCGCCGACGACGATGTCGGGCAGTCGACGTCGGCCCGCGCGCTGGAGCTGGCCCGCCGCGACGTGCGGCGCAGCCTGGTCCAGGCGGTCGTCGTGCCGCTCACGCTGTTCGGCGTGGTGCTGGCGGTCGGCGGGATCGCGTTCCTCTACCAGTGGAACTCCTCGGAGCTGCCCGGCGGCGTCTACGAGCGGCTGCGGATCGGGCAGTCCCGTGCCGAGCTCACGCTGCCCGAACGCCAGCGCTCGGCGCGTCCCACGCGGGGCGAGCCGCCTCCGGTGCCGGGTGCGGCGTGCGAGTACTACGGCGCCGGGCGGTCGTGGCTGAACGCCGACTACGCCGCCTACCGGCTGTGTTTCGCCGATGGGAAGCTGGTTTCCAAGGACTGGTTCGCCGAGGGGGCACCGTGA
- a CDS encoding dienelactone hydrolase family protein, with translation MTFETSTVRVGELSAYLARPDGGSAAGMLLLPMITGIGAQVRAWADELAGRGITALAWDVFHGASTDNTSREDLGAKLGELHDETALAEQTALLDHLLGDLGCASAGVMGWCLGGRFALLLAARDQRLSGVVAYHPTVRDPAPPNHDLDAVALSTSITAPVLVAYPEADAVVSHETFARLQTALQSRPRGATFSQHFPGAEHGFSDSSRHGTTINADAFALSWPQTLAFLDTLKS, from the coding sequence ATGACCTTCGAGACGTCCACCGTCCGTGTCGGCGAACTCTCCGCGTACTTGGCCCGGCCGGACGGCGGATCGGCGGCCGGGATGCTGCTGCTGCCGATGATCACCGGGATCGGCGCGCAGGTCCGGGCCTGGGCCGACGAGCTGGCCGGCCGCGGGATCACGGCGCTGGCCTGGGACGTCTTCCACGGCGCGAGCACCGACAACACCTCGCGCGAGGACCTCGGCGCCAAGCTCGGCGAGCTGCACGACGAAACCGCGCTCGCGGAGCAGACCGCGCTGCTCGACCACCTGCTCGGCGACCTGGGCTGCGCGTCGGCCGGGGTCATGGGCTGGTGCCTCGGCGGCCGGTTCGCACTCCTGCTCGCCGCCCGTGACCAGCGGCTTTCCGGCGTCGTCGCCTACCACCCGACGGTCCGCGACCCGGCGCCGCCGAACCACGACCTCGACGCGGTCGCTTTGTCGACATCGATTACCGCGCCGGTGCTCGTCGCCTACCCGGAGGCCGACGCCGTCGTCTCGCACGAGACGTTCGCGCGGCTGCAGACGGCGTTGCAGTCACGGCCGCGGGGTGCGACGTTCAGCCAGCACTTCCCCGGGGCCGAGCACGGCTTCAGCGACTCTTCACGGCACGGGACGACCATCAACGCCGACGCGTTCGCGCTGTCCTGGCCGCAGACGCTGGCGTTCCTCGACACGCTGAAGAGTTGA
- a CDS encoding inorganic phosphate transporter, whose translation MDFSLIVLVVIVAALAFDFTNGFHDTANAMATSIATGALKPRVAVGVSAVLNLVGAFLSVEVAKTISGGIVDDTKVTPVIIFAGLVGAIVWNLLTWLIGLPSSSSHALFGGLIGATWIASGSDAVHFGKVVEKVLIPALASPIVAGIVATLGTFLVYRITARAKQDTVGRTFKAGQIASASLVSLAHGTNDAQKTMGVITLTLIASGSLAPNSGPPLWVILTAGTAIALGTYLGGWRIIQTMGKKLTEIQTPQGFAAETSAAAVILTSAHLGFALSTTHVCSGGIIGSGLGRKLAEVRWGVAGKMVLAWALTLPAAAIVGALAAEVSTLGTWGTVLIGLAGVVVAVGIYLASKRNPVSANSINEPEPGVQPANA comes from the coding sequence ATGGACTTCTCGCTGATCGTGCTGGTGGTGATCGTCGCCGCGCTGGCTTTCGACTTCACCAACGGCTTCCACGACACCGCCAACGCGATGGCCACCTCCATCGCCACCGGGGCGCTCAAGCCACGGGTCGCCGTGGGCGTGTCCGCGGTGCTGAACCTCGTCGGGGCGTTCCTCTCGGTCGAGGTCGCCAAGACGATTTCCGGGGGCATCGTCGACGACACCAAGGTGACGCCGGTGATCATCTTCGCCGGCCTCGTCGGTGCCATCGTGTGGAACCTGCTGACCTGGCTGATCGGGCTGCCGTCGAGTTCGTCGCACGCGCTGTTCGGCGGCCTCATCGGCGCCACCTGGATCGCCTCGGGCTCCGACGCCGTGCACTTCGGGAAGGTCGTCGAGAAGGTCCTCATCCCCGCGCTCGCCTCGCCGATCGTGGCCGGGATCGTCGCTACGCTCGGCACCTTCCTCGTCTACCGGATCACCGCGCGGGCGAAGCAGGACACGGTGGGCCGGACCTTCAAGGCCGGCCAGATCGCCTCGGCTTCGCTGGTGTCGCTCGCGCACGGCACGAACGACGCGCAGAAGACCATGGGCGTCATCACGCTGACGCTGATCGCGTCCGGTTCGCTCGCGCCGAACTCGGGGCCGCCGCTCTGGGTGATCCTGACCGCCGGCACCGCGATCGCGCTCGGCACCTACCTCGGCGGCTGGCGGATCATCCAGACCATGGGCAAGAAGCTCACGGAAATCCAGACGCCGCAGGGTTTCGCGGCCGAGACGAGCGCCGCCGCGGTCATCCTCACCTCGGCGCACCTCGGATTCGCGCTGTCCACCACGCACGTCTGCTCGGGCGGCATCATCGGTTCCGGCCTCGGCCGCAAGCTCGCCGAGGTCCGCTGGGGCGTCGCGGGCAAGATGGTGCTCGCCTGGGCGCTGACGCTGCCCGCCGCCGCGATCGTCGGCGCGCTCGCCGCCGAGGTCTCGACGCTCGGCACCTGGGGCACCGTCCTCATCGGACTCGCCGGGGTGGTCGTCGCGGTGGGCATCTACCTCGCGTCGAAGCGGAACCCCGTCAGCGCCAACTCCATCAACGAACCCGAGCCCGGCGTGCAGCCGGCCAACGCCTGA